One Natrinema longum genomic window, ATCGACGAGCTGTGGGAGCGCAAGCGAAACGACGAGATCAGCGCCGACACCGCGGGTGAGGACGCGTACGCGACCCTCGAGGCCTTCCTCGACGCCCTCGAGTCCGGCGAGGTCCGCGCCGCCGAGAAACGGGGCGGCGAGTGGGAGGCAAACGAGTGGGTCAAGCAGGGCATCCTGCTCAACTTCGGCCTCCGTGCGACCGAGCCCCGCGAGTACGGCGGCGTCACGTACAACGACGTCCTGCCGCTGGCGGACTCGAGCGACTACGGCACTCGCGGGAGCCGCAACACGCCCGACGGCACGGTCGTCCGCCGCGGCGCGAACATCGGCTCCGATTGCATCCTGATGAGCCCCGCCTTCGTCAACATCGGCGCTCGCATCGGCGACGGCACGCTCGTCGACTCCTGTGATACGGTCGGCTCCTGTGCCCAGATCGGCGACAACGTCAAACTCGGCGCGAACACCCTCATCGGCGGCGTGCTCGAGCCCGTCGAGGACGCGCCGGTCATCGTCGAGGACGACGTCTCGCTGGGCGCGGGCTGTCGCGTCACCAGCGGGTTCGTCGTCGGCGAGAACAGCGTCGTCGGCGAGAACACGCTCCTGACGCCCCGTATCCCGGTCTACGACCTCGTCGAAGAGGAGGTCCTCTATGGGGAACTGCCCGCCGACCGCCGCGCCTTCACCCGCTTCGTCGAGTCCTCGATCAGCGATCACGACCTCTTCGAGGGCGGCGCGTACAAGCCCGCCGTCGTCGCCACGGATCTGGAGACGGAGACGCTCGAGGCGACCGAACGCGAGGACGCGCTGCGCGAGTAGACGTTTCCAGCCGAAAGCGGCGTGTAGCGATCGAACGCCCGGATGCCGATTTTACTCGGGATGTGAGAACGCCACCGGATTACAACCGGTGCTGGGGAACCGACCATGTCCTTGTAAGTACCAGAGCCATAGCTGGTAACGACGTACGCCCTCTGCCGGGGCACACTGGGAAACCGCCATCATCATCTCTCGTGTCACTACAGCCTGCCCCGGCCCTCTCGACAGTGACGAGTATAGTAGCGTAGCGCTTACCAGCACCTCGGTAGCAAATCTGCCGCCAAGAGTAACGAACGCCACCCTCATAGAAGCGAGTTCTTCTGCTACAACTTCACCCCGACAACTGCCGCGATCTGTCGATGTAGCCGTTGTTAGCCGGTTTGGTTTCCGGTCTCGTTTCCGGTCTCGTTTCCGGTCTCGTTTCCAGTCGTGTTCCCGCCAGTGGTGTCGCCGGCATCGCCGTCACTTCCGACTTGAATGTCGCCGATCATCGTCGTCGGGTGGATTTCGCAGATGTACGTGACCATCTCGCTGCTGGCCTCGAACTCGAGCCACTGGTCTTCGGGTTCGGTGACGACCTCCGTCTGAAGATCGTCGATGACCTCGTCGTTTTCGTCGCGGATTTCGATGTTGTGCTGGGCACCATCGCCGGTCGTCCAGCCGATCTCGTAGGTTTCACCCTCTTGAAGGATGAGCGTCGGGTTCTCCGCGTCCGCGATCGAGTCGGGTGCGATGCCGAGCCAGCCGGCCGTCTGCCCGTCGAACTCGATCTGCGTGCCGGGATCGATCTCCACGCCGCCACCGTCAGTGCCACCGTTCCCACCGTTGCCGCCGTTCCCACCGTTGCCGCCATTACCGCCGCCACCGCAGCCGGCGACGAACGCTGTCGATGTCGCGACACCTGTTAGCTCGAGTATTCGCCGTCGGGAGACGCGCTCATCCTGTGTCATCGAACTAACTAAGGTTCTCACAGGGATAGTCCGACGCCCGTATAATGCATGGAAGCCAAATCCGATCGGATCGTTTCATATCCGGACTGATCGTATTCTCGATCGCGGACAGGGGCGTTGAAGGCGAGAATCCGTGTGGACTCACCGCGGTGTGATAGACCTCTCGACAGGACACTTACAGACCTATCGCCACCGAAAGTCACTGCACACCCGATCGGACAACGGCTGTGCAATCGGCGTGTGACTCGGTTCGATTATCACTACACTGACCGACCGGTTCACCGTGGACGTGGGGTGTCACCAGCATCGTCGGAAGACTTCTCTGCCACCCTCGAACGCGGCTGTCGTGGCTGGTTCAGTGGCTCGAGTCCACACGTCGTCGGAAGGACGGTCACGAACCCAAACCCTTGAATCCTCACGGTGAGTTGGACATGATAATGACTGACGTTGCGGATTCATCGTCCATCCGCCGCCTCTCCGAGTGGGACGCGGCCGAACTACGGACCCTCACCGAGGAGTACGGCTCGCCGCTGTACGTCCTCGACCTCGAGCGCGTCCGCCAGAACTACCGGCGACTCGTGGCCGCGTTCCCGGACGCCGACGTTCTCTACGCCGTGAAGGCGAACGCGCTGGGCGACGTGCTCTCGACGCTACGCGAGGCGGGAGCCGGCCTCGAGTGTGCTTCCGCCGGGGAAGTAAAGCGGGCGCTCGAGGCCGGCGCGTCGGGTTCGGAGATCCACTACACCGCCGTGAATCCGCCCGCGGGTGACCTCGACTGGATCGTCGACGCCTGGGGGGACCACCCGGCGCTGACGGTCACTGCGGGCTCTGCGGACACGATCGATCGCCTCGCCGACCGCGGCTACGACGGTCGACTCTGTCTCCGCGTGAATCCGGGGATCGGTGCCGGCCACCACGAGAAAGTGCGGACGGGCGCGGCCGCCAAGTTCGGCGTCCCGGCAGAGCGCGCGGTCGACGTGCTCGAAGACGCCGCCGACCGCGGCTTCGATGTCGTCGGGATCCACGCCCACGTCGGGTCGGGCGTCTCGAGCGACCAACTCGACGCACACCGGGAGTTCGTCGCGCGGATGGGCGACCTCGCAAGAGACGTCGCAGGGGCAGTCGGCGACCTCGAGTTCGTCGACGTCGGCGGCGGCTTCGGCGTGCCCTACCGCGAGGACGAGGAGCCACTGGTCCTCGAGTCGGTCGCGGACGCCATCCGGGACGCTCTCGGCGCGGTCGACGCCCGACTGACGATCGAACCCGGCCGCTACGTCGTCGCGGACGCGGGCGTGCTCCTCACCGAGGTGAACACCGTCAAGGACGCCCGCGAGACGACCGTCGTCGGCGTCGACGCGGGGATGACGACGCTGATCCGGCCGGCGATGTACGACGCGTACCATCCGATCCGGAACCTGGCGGCCGATGCGGCCGCCTCGAGCGGCGAAGGCGGGCGCGAGACCGTCCCGCAGACGGTGGCCGGTCCGATCTGCGAGAGCGGCGACGTTTTCTGTGCTGACCGTGAACTACCAGTAAGCGAACGTGGGGATATCCTCGCGATCGGCAACGCGGGGGCCTACGGCTACGAGATGGCGAACCAGTACAACTCCCGACCCCGACCCGCGTCCGTCGTCCGCGGGGACGGCGACGTTCGACTCGCTCGCCGCCGCGAAACGGTCGCGGACGTGACGCGACCGGAACGCGAGGCACGACGGATCTCCGCTGCGGACCGAAAGACCGACGACCCCCGAGCGAGCGATTCCGACAACGACCTAGTACGATAGTACGATGACTGTCCCATTCCAGAAGTACCACGGCACCGGCAACGACTTTCTAATCATCCACGCGGACGAACACGTCCCCGATCGGGGGGCACTCGCCGAACGCGAGTGCGACCGCGACGACGGCGTCGGTGCCGACGGGATCCTCTTTCTCGCCCTCGAGGAGCAGTTCGACCCGCCACGCGTCGTGATGACGCTGTTCCAGCCCGACGGCGCGACGGCACCCATGTGCGGTAACGGCGCTCGCTGTGCCGCCGAGTGGGCGATGGAACGAACCGGCACCGACAGCGTGATGATCGATACGCAGGCGGGCACCTTACGCGCCGAACACGACGGCGAGGACGTCGTCGTCGAGATGACCGACCTCACGTTCGATCCCGAAGCGGTTCCGGTCGACGCCGACGAGCCGGTCCTCCGCGAGGAAATCGAGGGCCTCGAGGTCTCGGTCGTCAACACCGGCGTCCCTCACGCGGTGAGTTTCGTCGACGACGTCGACGACGTCGACCTCGAGGAAATCGCGCCGCCGGTCCGCTACGCGGACGCCTTCCCGAAGGGAACGAACGTCTGCGTGGCGAGTCCCGACGGAAACGGCGGCTTCCGCCAGCGAACCTACGAACGCGGCGTCGAGGGCGAGACCGACTCCTGTGGCACCGGCGCGGTCGCCATCGCCGTGGTGGCGCGTCGTCTCGGCCTCACCGACGCCGATCCGGTCGCCGTCAGCCCGCCGGGCGGTGACCTCCGGGTGAGCTTCAACGACCGCGGGCGGCCGACGCTCGCCGGCCCCGTCGAACACGAGTTCGACGGCGAAGTGGTCGTCCGATCACCAGTCGAGCCGTGACGGACGCCGATTCCGCCACCGACGCCGGGAGCGCCGACGCGTTCGACCTGATCACCTTCCTCGAGACCGCCGTCCAGTACCCCTCCCACGAGGACATCGGGCCGATGCGGGAGTTCCTCTGTGAGACGCTCGAGGCCCGCGGCATCGACCCACAGGCCGACGACGCCGGAAACGTGGTGGCGAGCCGTGGCGTCCCAACGGACGAGGCTGAAACGCACGTCGTTTTGAATACACACATCGACACGGTCTCGCCGCACGTTCCCTCCGAGCGTGACGAAGACGCGCCCGAAGCCGACGGGGGGCCCGTCATCCGCGGTCGCGGCTCCTGTGACGCGAAGGGACCGCTCGCGGCCCTGCTCTCGGCGTTTTTCGCGGTCGAGCCGACCGACGGCCGCGTCACGCTCGCGATCACGCCCGACGAGGAAGTGCTCTCGACGGGTGCCTACGCGCTGGCCTCGAGCGACGACCCACCCACTCGAGGCGCGGACGCAATAATCGTCGGCGAACCCACCGGTCTCGACGTTTGCACGGCTGCGAAGGGCCGATTCCAGGGAACGATCCACCTGTCGGGAGCGAACGCTCACGCCGCCGAACCCGAGACCGGGACGAACGCCGTCGCCGCCCTCGAAGGGGTGCTCGAGGCGGTCCGGACCTTCGGCGAGCGCGCGGACGCGCCGCCGGCCCACCCGCAACTCGGCGCGGCGACGCTGACCCCGACCGTCGTCGAAGGCGGTGACGCGACGAATCAGGTGCCAGCCGACGCCGCACTGACCGTCGACCGCCGGAGCGTGCCGCCGGAGACGGCCGAGGAATTCCACGAGGCACTGACCGCACACCTGCGGGCCGCCGTTCCCGACGACGTGGCCCTCGAGTTCCGGTTTACCGACCGGCCGACGCCGTTCCTCGAGGCGTGGGATACCGATCCCGACGCACCGGTCGTCGACGCCCTCGCGGACGCGTCCGGCGGAGAGGTGCGTCCGTTCACGGCGGCGACGGAAGCCTCCTACTTCGCGGCCGACGCCCCGACGGTCGTCTTCGGTCCCGGCGTCCTCGCGGACGAGGACGGGGCCGTCGCACACGCACCGCGGGAGTACGTACAGGTCGAAGCGGTTCGTGAGGCGGCACGAGCGCTCGAGGCGACGCTCGCGGACCTGCTCGAGTGAGACGGACCGACTTCCGTTCCGGTGGATCTGGTACGGTTGCGATCCCGATAGATCACACGACGACGAACGAACTGTTTTTGTCAATAACCGTCCAACTCGACGTGGGGTGAACGGGATGCAAAAGAACGACGGCGGAATCGACCGTCTCGGGCGTCTCGTCGTCGGTATCGTGGCCGTTCTCGCCGGTGTCGCTGCGCTGACTGGCTACCCCGTCGGCCTCGTGATCGGCGGTATCGCGTTCCTCACCGGCGTCGTCTTTCTCGTGATCGGGACGACCCAGAAGTGTCCGGTCAACGAGGCCACAGGTATCGACACGACCGACTGACCACGCCGGCCGTCGGTGTGGTCCCCGAACCGGTTCTCCCGGACGGATCTCGGCAGGAACGTACACGCTCGAACCGTGGTGAGATTGCATTTCGGCCCCTTAAGAATTACACGTATGGCGGTAGGAACATGACGACCGAACAGCGACGAGCAGGCGACATGACGAACGGCCGTTTCTCCTCGACACAATGACATCCGAATTCGATCCGTATCCGTCGAACTGGACACACAGACTCCTCGTGCGAAAGAGGGGACCGACCGATCGGAGCTACAACGTTCGACTGATCGAGGCCGAAAACGCGGTCCTCGAGTGGGCCCTCGAGCACGGAACGGCGCTTCGCGTCCTCGTGTGGGAAGACGAACTCGACGCTCGCGCCCCAGCGGCGCTCGAGGCGCTTCGAACCGACTTCCGGCGGGTGTCAGACGAACGTCGGCTGTGGGATCCGAACCTCGGAACCGAGTTCCACCGATCGCTCGAGGGCGACGGATGGGCGGCGATGGCCCCGTTCTCGATTTCGCCCGAATCGGAGCCGGCGTGGCGTCTCTACGACGTCAAACAGATTTTGGTCGTCGACGACGACGAGTGGCGGTATCACTCGACGCCGGACGAGGTGCACGTCAGAAACGTCAACCTCCGGCGCATCGATGCCACCACGAAAGCCGAGTTACGAGGAGCCGTTCGTTCGCTCGACGAGGCGTGCCTGGTCGCCCGATCGGACATGATTTCCTGGAACGCCGGCGAACGACGGTACGAGTTGCGGGCAGGCACGACCGGCGTCGAGCTCGTCATCGATGGGTCCACGCGGTCTCGGGCGTACGATCTCGACGCTGTCGCGGCTATCGAGTTCGACGAGACAAACCTGAGCGCCGTCTTCACCTGGTCGACCCCGGACGGATCGATATCGACGCGAATACGCCGACAACTCGGAGGATTGCTCGGTCGTCGCCGGCCGTCCGAACTACGGTTTCCCGACGCAGAAACGATGGAATCCGTCAGGGAGGCCCTGGATCGAATCTCGACCGCGTGTGAGTACGATGTTCGACTTCGAAACCGCCGATAGCGGCCGATATTGGCCCTGAAACGTGATTTTGCTACCGGTTTCGTCGACGCGGCGGACGGCGCGGATCGCGCCGGAACCCGTCTACTCGAGGTCGTCGACCAGATCGCTCGCGACGCCGGTGTAGCCCGCCGGCGTCAGCGCGTTGAGTTCCTCGCGAACGCCCTCGTCGACCTCGAGGTCGTCGAACAGCTCGCGGAAGTCCGCGAGCGTGACGTCCTTGCCGCGGGTGACGGCCTTGACGCGCTCGTAGGCGTCGGCCTGTCCCTCGCGTCGGAGGATGGTCTGGACGGCCTCGCCGATGATCTCCGGCGTGTTCTCGAGGTCCTCGCGCATGACCCGTTCGTTTGGAACGACCTTCGAGAGCCCCGACGCCGTCTTGCCGTAGCCGATCAGGCAGTGGGCGAAGGCCCCCCCGATATTTCGCTTGACCGTCGAATCCGAGAGGTCCCGCTGGAGCCGCGAGGTCGTGACGTAATCGGCGAGGAAGGTCAGATCCGAGTTCGCCTTCGAGAGGTTGCCCTCGCTGTTCTCGAAGTCGATCGGGTTGACCTTGTGGGGCATCGTCGACGACCCCGTCTCGCCCTCGACGGCCTCCTGGCCGAGATAGCGGTCGGAGACGTAGAGCCACACGTCCAGATCGAGGTCGAGCAGGACGGTGTTGGCCCCGCGGACGGCGTCGAACAGCGCCGCGAGATCGTCACAGGGGTTGACCTGCGTGGTGAGGCGTTCGAACTCGAGATCGAGACCGTCCTCGACGAACGCTCGAGCGAACGCCTGCCACTCCACGTCGGGGTAGGCGGCGTGGTGGGCCGCGTAGGTGCCGGACGCGCCGCCGAGCTTTCCCCGGAGGTCGTCGGTCGCCCGCCGAATGCGGCCCGTCGCGCGGGCCAGTCGCGCGGCGTAGACGGCCATCTCCTTCCCGAAGGTCGTCGGCGTCGCGGGCTGGCCGTGGGTGCGGGCGAGCATCGGAAGGTCCCGATACTCCCGAGCCATCTCGGCGAGCGTGTCGCGGACGTCGTACAGCTCCGGTAGCAACACCTCGTCGACGGCGTCGCGGACCAGCAGCCGATGGGCGAGGTTGTTCACGTCCTCGCTGGTCAGCCCGAAGTGGATCCAGGCCGACGCGTCGCTGTCGTCGGGCAGCCGGTGGCGGACGAAGTACTCGACGGCCTTGACGTCGTGGTTCGTCGCCTCGAACTCGGCGTGGCCCTCGGTCTCGAGTTTCTTGATCAACTGGGCGTCTTCCTCGGCGAAGTGCTGATAGAGTCCCCGCAGGTGGGTGCGCTCGTCGAGGTCGAACTCGAGGGGCGTCGCCTCGAGGTCGGCCAGCGCGATCAGATATTCGACTTCGACGCGAACGCGGGCGCGCATGAGCGCGGCCTCGCTCGCGTACGGCGACAGCGGCGCTGTCCGGCCGCCGTACCGACCGTCCAGCGGCGAGACGGCGTACAGGGCGTCGATCTCGGTCATACTGGTCGTTCGTCCGGGCCGTTGCAAAAGCGTATCGAAACGGAGAGCGTTCGACGCCACGAGCGTGCATACCTCTCCGAATCAGGTCTCGAATATTGCTGTAATTATACACGGTCGTGCACATTATGGTGGCCGAGACCGCAACCACTTTGCCCCTCGCGGGCGGGGGTACGACCATGACGCGAATCGCCGGGATGGCCGGCAACCGAGGGCGCAACCTGTTGAACATCGCCGACCGCGAGCCGGGGGGAGCCGAGTTCGTCGTGATACTCGCGACCGACGCGGACGCACCGGTGCTCGAGGCCGCCGCCGAGCGCGGAATCGCGACCGAAGTCGTCCCGCTCGCGGACGATCTGAGTCGCCGCGAGCACGAGCAGCGGGTGCTCGAGGCCCTCTCGGGCTACGAGTTCGACCTCGTCTGCCTGGACGGCTACATGCGGATCCTCTCGGACACGTTCCTCGACGCGGCACCCACGACGCTGAACGTCCACCCCGCGCTGCTGCCCGCCTTCCCCGGCATGGACGCCTGGGGCGACGCGCTCGAGGCGGGCGTCTCGGTGACGGGCTGTACGGTCCACGTCGTCACGGACGCGACCGACGAGGACGGGGCGGTCGTCGAAGAACGAGTCGACGCCGGTCCGATCGTCACGCAGGAGCCGATCCCGGTCTACGAAAGCGACGACGAGGAGACCCTGAAGGATCGGGTTCTCTACGAGTGCGAGTTCCGCGCCTACCCACGAGCCGTGAGGTGGTTCGCCGAGGGTGCGCTGGATGTCGACCTCGAGGCGGGCGAGGTATCGGTCGATGCCGACGTGGCGAGCACCGACGGAGACGATCACGACGGTCTGCCCGCCCGCAGACTCGTCTCCGACGACCGCGCGGACACGCTTCGCTACGGGGAAAACCCCCACCAGGACGCCGCGGTCTACGCCGACTACACGACGGACGAGGCAAGCGTCGTCCACGCCGACCAGTTGAACGAGGGTGCGAAGGCACTCAGCTACAACAACTACAACGACGCCGACGGTGCGTTGAACCTGATCAAGGAGTTCGACGAGCCCGCCGCAGCGGTCATCAAACACACCAACCCGGCGGGCTGTGCGACCGCCGACTCGCTGGCCGAGGCCTACGAGAAGGCCCTCTCGACGGACCCGATGAGCGCCTTCGGCGGGATCGTCGCGTTGAACCGGGAGTGCGACGTCGAGACCGCCGAGCAGGTCATCGACTCCTTCAAGGAGGTCGTCGTCGCACCCGGCTACACCGACGACGCCCTCGAGGTCCTCTTCGAGAAGGACAACCTGCGCGTCCTCGACGTCGGCGAAATCGGTGAACGGACGGAGCGCTTCACCGAGAAGCCCCTCGTCGGCGGCCGACTCGTACAGGAGCGTGACCTGCAGTCGATCTCGGCCGACGACCTCGAGATCGTCACCGAGCGCGAACCGACCGACGAGGAACTCGAGTCGATGGTCTTCGCGTGGCAGACGCTCAAGCACGTCAAATCGAACGGGATCCTCTTCGCGACGGGCACCGAGACGGTCGGCATCGGGATGGGGCAGGTCTCCCGCGTGGACGCGGTCCGACTGGCAGCGATGAAGGCCGACGAGCACGCGGAGGGGAAAGACGCCGAGGGCGCGGTTATGGCTTCGGACGCGTTCTTCCCGTTCCCGGACGGCATCGAGGAGGCTGCCGAGGCCGGCATCGACGCGGTGATCCAGCCCGGCGGCTCGGTCAACGACGAGGACGTGATCGAGGCTGCGGACGAACACGGCATGGCGATGGCGTTTACGGGTCAGCGATCCTTCCGACACGATTGAGGGCTGTGGGCGAGTGCGACGAGCGAACAGCGTTTTTGGGCCGGATTTTTGTGCGAGCGGTGACCGAAGGGACCCGTGAGCCGCGCCACGACTATGCCCGAGGGCTTCGGAACGAACCGCCTGAAGAAGGCGTGGCGATTCCCCATAGCAGGTGCTCGCTGCCGTCATGTCTCACCTCGGTGACGAAGAACTGCTACAGCGGAATCGTGATCAGCCGCACGATAACGAGCACCATACTGAGCACACCCAACACGACGAACAGCGCGTTCTCGAGGTCCGGATCGCCGGACTCGATCGGCGTCGAACTGGCCTCTGGCGCGTAGTCGTCCTCGATCGGTCCGTCGTCGGCCGTCCCGACGTCGTCGTCAGAACCGGAGAGATCGAGCGGGATCCGATCGTCGTCGGCCACGCCCCACTCGTTTCCCCTCGAGTCGGCGCTGGTATCGTTCTCGGACGGGTCGTCCGTCATAGCAGGTCGTACTCGGCCCGCGATCAAAAACCCGCGGTCCGATCGCGGCGGTTCAGGCTCGTTCGGTGCGGTCGTCGATCCTCCCGCCGTAGACGACGCCGCGTTCGGCGTCGACCGTGACCGTTTCGCCGTCGGCCAGTTCGGTCACGTCCGCATCGCTGATCATGGGGATCCCCAGTTCGCGGGCGACCAGCGCCGGATAGCCGGTCATGCCCCGTTCGGCGTTGACGATGCCGCCGATCCGACTCGTGTCGCCCGTAAACTCCGCGTCGAAATCGGCGGGCACCGCGACGATGGCACCCTCGGGAACGGCCGTGAGATCGCCGTCCGTGATCCGAACCACGGGGCCCGTTGTCCGTCCCTCGACGACGACCTGCCCGGTCGTCAGCGCGTCGGCCGCGACGTGGACCTTCAGCATGTTCGTCGTGTTCGCTCCCTCGAGTTCGGTCATCATCCCACAGAGGACGACGACGGTGTCCCCGCTTGCGGCGACGCCGGCGTTCAGGGCTGCCTGCACTGCGTTCTCGACGACTGCGCCGGCCCCCTGCCCCGAGACGTTGGCATACAGCGGCGTCACGCCCCAGGTCAGGGCGAGCTGGCGGCGAACCGACTGATTCGGCGTCGAGGCGACGACCGGCACGCCCGGGCGATACTTCGCCGTTTTCAGCGCCGTATACCCGGATTCCGTCGCCGCGACGACGGCGTCCGCATCGATATCCCGCGCCAGGAATCGTGCCGACCGAGCCAGTGCGTCGGTTCGTGCCTCGCCCGATGCCGGGACGCGCTGCTCGAGCAACTCGGCGTGCTCGTTGGAGCCTTCGACCTGGCGAATGATGCTGTCCATCGCGTCGACGACCTCGATGGGATGATCGCCGACGGCGGTTTCGGCCGACAGCATGACCGCGTCGGTACCGTCGAGAACGGCGTTGGCGACGTCCGAAGCCTCGGCCCGCGTCGGTCTGCGGGCGTGGACCATCGAGTCGAGCATTTCCGTCGCCGTGATGACCGGCCGACCCGCATCGCGACACTTGCGGATGATCCGCTTTTGAATCATCGGGACGTCCTCCATGGGACACTCGACGCCGAGATCGCCGCGAGCGACCATCACGCCGTAGGCGGCGTCGATGATCTCGTCCAGGTTCTCGACTGCGCCGGCGCGTTCGATCTTCGCGATGATCGGGATATCCACGCCCTGCTCCTCGAGGACCTCACCGACCTCGTAGACGTCC contains:
- a CDS encoding 2,3,4,5-tetrahydropyridine-2,6-dicarboxylate N-succinyltransferase, whose protein sequence is MSALETEIDELWERKRNDEISADTAGEDAYATLEAFLDALESGEVRAAEKRGGEWEANEWVKQGILLNFGLRATEPREYGGVTYNDVLPLADSSDYGTRGSRNTPDGTVVRRGANIGSDCILMSPAFVNIGARIGDGTLVDSCDTVGSCAQIGDNVKLGANTLIGGVLEPVEDAPVIVEDDVSLGAGCRVTSGFVVGENSVVGENTLLTPRIPVYDLVEEEVLYGELPADRRAFTRFVESSISDHDLFEGGAYKPAVVATDLETETLEATEREDALRE
- a CDS encoding cupredoxin domain-containing protein; protein product: MLELTGVATSTAFVAGCGGGGNGGNGGNGGNGGNGGTDGGGVEIDPGTQIEFDGQTAGWLGIAPDSIADAENPTLILQEGETYEIGWTTGDGAQHNIEIRDENDEVIDDLQTEVVTEPEDQWLEFEASSEMVTYICEIHPTTMIGDIQVGSDGDAGDTTGGNTTGNETGNETGNETGNQTG
- the lysA gene encoding diaminopimelate decarboxylase; this translates as MTDVADSSSIRRLSEWDAAELRTLTEEYGSPLYVLDLERVRQNYRRLVAAFPDADVLYAVKANALGDVLSTLREAGAGLECASAGEVKRALEAGASGSEIHYTAVNPPAGDLDWIVDAWGDHPALTVTAGSADTIDRLADRGYDGRLCLRVNPGIGAGHHEKVRTGAAAKFGVPAERAVDVLEDAADRGFDVVGIHAHVGSGVSSDQLDAHREFVARMGDLARDVAGAVGDLEFVDVGGGFGVPYREDEEPLVLESVADAIRDALGAVDARLTIEPGRYVVADAGVLLTEVNTVKDARETTVVGVDAGMTTLIRPAMYDAYHPIRNLAADAAASSGEGGRETVPQTVAGPICESGDVFCADRELPVSERGDILAIGNAGAYGYEMANQYNSRPRPASVVRGDGDVRLARRRETVADVTRPEREARRISAADRKTDDPRASDSDNDLVR
- the dapF gene encoding diaminopimelate epimerase encodes the protein MTVPFQKYHGTGNDFLIIHADEHVPDRGALAERECDRDDGVGADGILFLALEEQFDPPRVVMTLFQPDGATAPMCGNGARCAAEWAMERTGTDSVMIDTQAGTLRAEHDGEDVVVEMTDLTFDPEAVPVDADEPVLREEIEGLEVSVVNTGVPHAVSFVDDVDDVDLEEIAPPVRYADAFPKGTNVCVASPDGNGGFRQRTYERGVEGETDSCGTGAVAIAVVARRLGLTDADPVAVSPPGGDLRVSFNDRGRPTLAGPVEHEFDGEVVVRSPVEP
- a CDS encoding M20 family metallopeptidase, giving the protein MTDADSATDAGSADAFDLITFLETAVQYPSHEDIGPMREFLCETLEARGIDPQADDAGNVVASRGVPTDEAETHVVLNTHIDTVSPHVPSERDEDAPEADGGPVIRGRGSCDAKGPLAALLSAFFAVEPTDGRVTLAITPDEEVLSTGAYALASSDDPPTRGADAIIVGEPTGLDVCTAAKGRFQGTIHLSGANAHAAEPETGTNAVAALEGVLEAVRTFGERADAPPAHPQLGAATLTPTVVEGGDATNQVPADAALTVDRRSVPPETAEEFHEALTAHLRAAVPDDVALEFRFTDRPTPFLEAWDTDPDAPVVDALADASGGEVRPFTAATEASYFAADAPTVVFGPGVLADEDGAVAHAPREYVQVEAVREAARALEATLADLLE
- a CDS encoding YgaP family membrane protein → MQKNDGGIDRLGRLVVGIVAVLAGVAALTGYPVGLVIGGIAFLTGVVFLVIGTTQKCPVNEATGIDTTD
- the purB gene encoding adenylosuccinate lyase — protein: MTEIDALYAVSPLDGRYGGRTAPLSPYASEAALMRARVRVEVEYLIALADLEATPLEFDLDERTHLRGLYQHFAEEDAQLIKKLETEGHAEFEATNHDVKAVEYFVRHRLPDDSDASAWIHFGLTSEDVNNLAHRLLVRDAVDEVLLPELYDVRDTLAEMAREYRDLPMLARTHGQPATPTTFGKEMAVYAARLARATGRIRRATDDLRGKLGGASGTYAAHHAAYPDVEWQAFARAFVEDGLDLEFERLTTQVNPCDDLAALFDAVRGANTVLLDLDLDVWLYVSDRYLGQEAVEGETGSSTMPHKVNPIDFENSEGNLSKANSDLTFLADYVTTSRLQRDLSDSTVKRNIGGAFAHCLIGYGKTASGLSKVVPNERVMREDLENTPEIIGEAVQTILRREGQADAYERVKAVTRGKDVTLADFRELFDDLEVDEGVREELNALTPAGYTGVASDLVDDLE
- the purH gene encoding bifunctional phosphoribosylaminoimidazolecarboxamide formyltransferase/IMP cyclohydrolase, which codes for MTRIAGMAGNRGRNLLNIADREPGGAEFVVILATDADAPVLEAAAERGIATEVVPLADDLSRREHEQRVLEALSGYEFDLVCLDGYMRILSDTFLDAAPTTLNVHPALLPAFPGMDAWGDALEAGVSVTGCTVHVVTDATDEDGAVVEERVDAGPIVTQEPIPVYESDDEETLKDRVLYECEFRAYPRAVRWFAEGALDVDLEAGEVSVDADVASTDGDDHDGLPARRLVSDDRADTLRYGENPHQDAAVYADYTTDEASVVHADQLNEGAKALSYNNYNDADGALNLIKEFDEPAAAVIKHTNPAGCATADSLAEAYEKALSTDPMSAFGGIVALNRECDVETAEQVIDSFKEVVVAPGYTDDALEVLFEKDNLRVLDVGEIGERTERFTEKPLVGGRLVQERDLQSISADDLEIVTEREPTDEELESMVFAWQTLKHVKSNGILFATGTETVGIGMGQVSRVDAVRLAAMKADEHAEGKDAEGAVMASDAFFPFPDGIEEAAEAGIDAVIQPGGSVNDEDVIEAADEHGMAMAFTGQRSFRHD
- a CDS encoding DUF7312 domain-containing protein, with the protein product MTDDPSENDTSADSRGNEWGVADDDRIPLDLSGSDDDVGTADDGPIEDDYAPEASSTPIESGDPDLENALFVVLGVLSMVLVIVRLITIPL
- the pyk gene encoding pyruvate kinase encodes the protein MRNAKVVCTLGPASSDRETIRELAAAGMSVARLNASHGSREDRAALIDRVRSVDEERTEPVAVMLDTKGPEIRTAPLPEGETVSLEAGSEIRFVEGEEATPETVGLSVSIDAVEPGDRVLLDDGLIEATVVGHEGDAVRARIDTGGELSGRKGVNVPGVELDLDVVTEQDRLDLELAAEKGVDFVAASFVRDAEDVYEVGEVLEEQGVDIPIIAKIERAGAVENLDEIIDAAYGVMVARGDLGVECPMEDVPMIQKRIIRKCRDAGRPVITATEMLDSMVHARRPTRAEASDVANAVLDGTDAVMLSAETAVGDHPIEVVDAMDSIIRQVEGSNEHAELLEQRVPASGEARTDALARSARFLARDIDADAVVAATESGYTALKTAKYRPGVPVVASTPNQSVRRQLALTWGVTPLYANVSGQGAGAVVENAVQAALNAGVAASGDTVVVLCGMMTELEGANTTNMLKVHVAADALTTGQVVVEGRTTGPVVRITDGDLTAVPEGAIVAVPADFDAEFTGDTSRIGGIVNAERGMTGYPALVARELGIPMISDADVTELADGETVTVDAERGVVYGGRIDDRTERA